In Saccopteryx leptura isolate mSacLep1 chromosome 13, mSacLep1_pri_phased_curated, whole genome shotgun sequence, the DNA window CTGGTagattgttttgaggattaaatgtcATAAATACGTGGAATTCAAAGGTAAGCAAGCATTCTGGATGTGGCAGCTCTTTTTCAACTGGTTTTAAGGAGTTTCGCCCTTGGttttagggctttttttttttttttttttttgtacttttctgaagctggaaacggggagagacagtcagactcccgcatgcgccctaccgggatccacctggcacgcccaccaggggcgatgctctgcccaccagggggcgatgctctgcccatctggggcgttgctctgccgcgaccagagccactctagcgcctggggcagaggccaaggagccatccccagcgcccgggccatctttgctccaatggagccttggctgcgggaggggaagagagacacagagaggaagaagagggggaggggtggagaagcaaatgggcgcttctcctgtgtgccctggccggaatcgaacccaggtcccccgcacgccaggccgacgctctaccgctgagccaaccggccagggccagttttaggGCTTTTCGCCCGTGGAGAGCCCCgaatccggccagggctctggggtGCTGTTCAAGAAGGAAGGGGGGCGGACATCCCTATGAGTCAGGtcaccctggcctctgcccccagtGGCACCTACTCCGTGCAGTGGGCAGCGGTGAGCACCCAGCAGGGGTGGATCAGCACGCCCCCACAGAAGTGGCCCCGGTGCATGAAGGTGGAAAGGGGCAGCGGGGTCTGCAGGGATGCCTGCCACGGGTGCTTGCCCGCCGTGCTCTTAAAGCCTCCGTAGATCCTCTTGATTTTCCTCTCCGTTATCTCAGTCTTCCCGCAGGAGTCAAAGCTCGGAAGCTTGGTCAGGGGCTCCTTGGGGCTTTCCTCTGGGTCAGTGGTGTCTGCGGGACACAAGAAAGACAAATCACATGATTTGCCCTTCCCTTCGGGTCTCCAGAAGGACCCTGTTAGAGGTATGATATGACTCCGAGTCCAGCAGGTTAGCAAGTGTCCAGAGCTAAGAGACTGGTGCACATAAGGTGGGTACGTAGTAGAcacaaaatatttgttgactacaTGGATtaatataaaatctataaagtTAACAATGAAGATGTTGCTTTTTCATTCTTACTTTGACATGGATACACATACACAAAGATGTGCGTGTAGAGCTGTCAATCCAACACTGGCTATGTGCTCAGCTATGCATTAATGCACACATATAGTTGGGAGCCATTTTCCATTTAGAGGGAACGTCCAGATGAAGTAGAATGAGGGAAATAAGACACTTGCAGGGGTAACTGTCACACAAAGTGATGTGCTGTCAGGATGGTGCCTGGTTCCATTCCCTGGGGTTTGGAAGGAGGGGAAGATAATACTGTACTTCGGAGATCACaaaggacttcctggaggaggggttaCTTGAGTTGGTTCTCAAAGAATGGTGGAATATGAACAAGAGCAGAGAGAAATGCAGTAGTGTAGATAAAGATTACCATAAGAGCAAAGGCACAGGGGTGAAACTGCTTGGGGAGCCCATTGATCAGGATGAGAGGGCACATTGTTCCAGATGTGGGTAGAGAGGCGGGCCAGTGCAGTCTGGAAGGGAGACTGAAATGCAGACCATTTTACATCCTGAGAGGCTCTGAGGCCTGGCCGATGTTCAGTCACCCTGGTATACCAGAGCCTGGCACTGCTCCTGGAACATGGCAAACAGGtgataaatatttgctgacttgAGTACACTGACTTGGAGTCAGGAAACATGAATTTACTGTTGGACCACTGGTCCGAATTTACAAAGGTGTCCAGGCCTAACTCGGCATCCCAAGCGGGGAGCAGAGAATCGGGCAGTTGGGTAGCCACTGGGATGGGGATTGATAAAGCAGATGTGGTGTGAGGACGGGAGGTGGTAGGAACATCTGTCACTACCCAGGCTGCTGGCCagcgccctccccctccccccaggcttcTGGCCagcacccttcccctcccccaggcttctggccagcaccctccccctccccccaggctgctggccagcaccctccccctccccccaggcttctggccagcaccctccccctccccccaggcttcTGGCCagcacccttcccctccccccaggctgctggccagcgccctccccctccccccaggctgctggccagcgcccttcccctccccccaggctgctggccagcgcccttcccctccccccaggctgctggccagcgcccttcccctccccccaggctgctggccagcgcccttccccttcccccaggctTCTGGCCagcgcccttcccctccccccaggcttcTGGCCAGCCATGGCCTTACCTAGGGCTGTGCAGGCTGAGACATTGCAGTACTCCCATTTCACCCTTGTATTGCTTACTTTAATGAAACACCAGGGCTTTTTGTCTCCATCTGggtttctaaaacaaaacaaaaaaacaaaatcacccAGGACCAAGCCTTGGTGACCCCACTGGCCCTCATTACAGGACCTTCGGGTAGGAGAGCAACGTATTCTTGCATGGCCCCTGAGACCATCTATCTATTGACTCTGGCATATAAGGGTGGCTATAGTTTTTTTGGCAAAACCTTAACTGCCAGAGGGGAATCCAGTGACCAGGAAGTAGGTCACCAGCCTTGTGCCAATTCCATGGGACACAtcaaatttcaggaaaagaaatgagGTCCTTGTTGAAGATTTCTCTTTGTCAGGAAAATGAAATAGCCATAGGAATGTGGTCAGAGGAGAGCTCTTTGGCTCAAACCTCCAAATTCCATGCTTGGACATTCTTCGAGAAAGGCTGCCAGTGAGGTCCCCCTGAAGATAGCCCTATGAAGGCGAGTGAGAATAGAAGGTCTCTCTTGCTTAATGGAACCTGTTTAGATCCATACAAAGAACTCCTGCCCCCACTATGCAGATCATGAATGGCCTTGGCCTTGGTTGTACAATGAGCAGTGAGAAGAAGCCAATAGAATGGTCTGGAggcttgtcattatttttacttgGGAAAACCTGAACATTCTTGGGGCAGAAACTGTAGTGCTCACCAAACATCCCATTTTCTCCTCTACACTTCCCCCCTGAAGTTACATGGGACCTTATGACTATTTTGGGTCAATGAACAATGTGTGTAGAGATTCTGTGTCATTTCTAGGTTGCAGGAGTAATAAAACTAAACTCAGctccattttccccaatctcttcCTTTCTTGGCCTTCTTGGGTATTTGAGTCACTCTGTGGAGCAGaatccccacccacccaccaccaatCCACACGACACATGTAACATTAGTGAAAAATCAATTTGAATGTCTTCAAGCCACTGGGGTTTGGGGGgctatttgttacagcagcataaCTGAGCCGGTCCTGAATATGAAAATCTTCCTAGAAAGAAAGCTGATGAGTTTCAGTGTTCTGTCCCCAAATTCCTAAGCTGGCCCCGGGTAACCTTGAAGCAGGGGAAAGAGACAAACCCACCCTTGTAGTGACAAGCAGCCAAGAGCGAGCGTAGGGAAGAAGGGAGTTTCCACCTGCAGAAGTTGTGCTCCCCGATCCCATGGGCCTCAGCATCCTCCATGAACGTGTTGTAATGCTCTTGCAGGAGGAGGTGGGAGTTCCAGTGAAGGCAGGAGTGTTGGTTGACTGTCTTACTCACTTTCCCGCGGTACGAGTAGCCATCGCCAACGTAGCAGTCGTCGGGACCTCggggagagcaggcagggctgtgaGAACAGACAGCAGCCGGTAGGCTGCTCCCGAAAAGGGCTTGGCAGGTGCATCAGGGGGTGAGAGGACGGGGCCTGAATATCGACCGCCCTGAGAGTTTACTACAAAGTCCCAGGAAGAAGGTGCCTTGAATGGCCCGCATTTAACCAGCTTTGAAACATGAAATAGagtggttgtgggtggctgggaACTGAGTTGCCTAGTTTTGGCTCACACAAGACCTGGTGGCAGGTGGGTTGGGGCCCAAGGGATGCCCAGGTGTATCGGATTTGCCTGTAGGATATCCCAGTTTGTCACTTTCTTTGATGGTGGAGCTGGACAGCCCCCCTGCCCTCAGGTCAGAAGGCTAAGGCGATAGCAGAGGTTGACAATCTTGACCTGAGTCTCATTCTGGGAACAAAACCCAGACAGAAAAGGTCCCCAAAGCCTCGCTGGGGGCCCCGAGATTCTGCTGAGGTGGTGGCAGAGACCCATACCTACTTCACAGAACTTCCCCTTGAACTGGTCGGGACAGGTACAGGTAAACCTGGATCTCCGCCGATGCCGGGAGCAGGTGCCGCCATTCAGGCAGGGGTTGGGCCGGCACGCCGGGACCGCTGTGAACACAgggagtggggctgggagggCCTTCAGGAGGAGTGGCAGCTACACCTGAGACGACGAGGAGAGACCAGTGGCACCCTCCTGGTGTCCATCCTCTCACAAAAGATGAGTCACCcaaggggagagacagacccGCTGACACTcgagtaaatacacacataaaCTTGAAGACCATATACATACACTGATGTGATGAAGGCCAGGTACAAAAGTGTGTGAAAGTGGATGGGTCACTCAGCAAGGAATAGCCAGAGGCATGTACTGGGCAGGAATTTAGGGATCAGTCTGAGCTGAGTTGAAACTTGGCTCTGCCCCTTATAGCGGTGTGACTGTGAGCAAGTTAGTTGACCTCTCTtaactttagtttcttcatctgtaaaattctTTCTTGCaatgttttttttgggggggagaatttaaaagagaatataAACCTCCCGGGACAACACATGACTCATAGCACTGAATCAATATCAATTTCTTCCCCACCAAGAAGATATCAATTTATTCCCCAGCATTCCAAGAATAAACCAGTGCtgacttcctggaagaagtgattTTTAAGATAGTTCTCTTTGGATCAGAAGGGGCACAGACCAGTCAGTTCTCAGTAACTCTCCAGAGATGATGAATCTTAAAAAGTCttagttctggccctggctggttggcttgtggtagagcgttggcctggcgtgcaggagtcccaggtttgattcccggccagggcacacaggagaagcgcccatctgcttctccatcccccccccccttcctctctgtctctctcttcccctcctgcagccaaggcttcattggagcaaagttggcccgggtgctgggggtggctctatggcctctgcctcaggtgctagaatggttctggttgcaacagagcgacgtcccagatgggcagagcatcgccccctggtgggcatgccgggtagatcccggttgggcacatgcgggagtctgtctggctgcctccccgtttccagcttcagaaaaaaaaaaaaaaagtcttagttCTAATGACCACCAGGgatgttattaaaatatcaaatgttTCTGGATGGCCACAGAGTGGGCTGCAGAGACCCCAGGCACAAGCCAGAGCAGAGAAAGTCCAGCATAGATGGGGCTGCTGGCACTTACCTGTGGAGCAGTCTGGACCCTGGTAAGGGTGTTTACAGGCACAGCGGTAGTAGGGAGGACTCTGAATGACGAGACATTCGCCCTGGCCACATGGGTTTTTCTCACACTTGTTTTCCACTGCACGAGAGCCACAGAGGAGTTTGAAAGTACAGGATGTTACTGGGTGCACATTTTGCTTAGATAGACGCTTGTGCAGTACAATGTTTGGGGGCTAGATGGCTGATAGAGTGTGCACTCTTGTCCATTGTCCTGAAAGGACTGCTTAACTCGACCCCGGCCCCCAGACAAGGCTTTTCTCTAATCCTCGGGTCATGAATAATCATTTCCCGGCTCCTTCCAGTGTTCGTGGTCTTTATTATTctacagtaatcaaaaacctTGATAATCTTTACACCCTTAACAAACAGCTGCAATTTGAGTTTCTCCATTTCATAACTGATTTTACAGTCCATTAACCATTATCCCCCATTCTTCTGAGAAGTTCAGGGATGAACTCAGATACTGTGTTCATATCGCTATCCCAAACCATCctgaaatatttatggaaagACTTGTAGGATTGAAaatagaaggaataaataaagacgacacagaagaaagaagtcaAACATAAAACCCTGTACATATAAGACCCTCAAGCCCCTCTCACCCCAGTCAGCTGGTTGTTAGATGGAACAGAATCCAGGTTCTCGCTAGGGGTGCAAGCTGTCCACAGGCGTTTTATTCTTCATGCTTGCGTTAGGCTCACAAGAACTCACTGGAGGCAGTCGTATCTTTTATCAGAGTCTCCATGAGTGAGGAGAGCAGGAAGAAAGAGTGTGGAGCCAGGAGCTAGGCACCAGGGATCtagtttattcttttctcctaGCCAGCTGTGTGATTGTGACTATGACTAAGTACCCTGTGCTCTCTGGGCTCCTTTGCTCTAATTGAGTTGGGGGTTTTGTGCCCCGATAGTCTTCCTGCTCTCCCATTTGCGAACACTATTTCTCTGTTGCAATTAGTATAAAcgctcaaaacaaaaacaaaagttctgAGTATGGAACACAGCTTGGTCTGAGTCCAGCTCTTAGCTCCTGTTAGCCTCAATGTTCTCGTCTGGAGAGTGGACACACTACTTAGCCCTATTTATCACGCAGAGGTGAGGATTCATCAAGATGCCGCTTGTGACCATGCGGAGGAATCCGTTATGTGAGATTTAATGTGTGTGCTTATAATCCTTCCCGTGGGATCACTCAGCCTTTCTTTACCCTCTAGAGTTGGAGGAGGAAACAGCCTCTTGTTCAACTCAGACAAAGCTGAGTCCAGAGAAGGGGCACTCACCATTCTGACACCTGCTTCCAGAGAACGGGGCGGGGCAGCTGCAGGCGAACGTGTCCCGCCGGACGCGGCAGTCCCCGCCGTGCTCACAGGGGTTGGGCAGGCATGGATCTGAGAGTCACGGGCAGAAGGCAATGTTTGTCATGAACAGCAGGTGACAAGCTCCCACTTGCTCATCAAATTTCAgtctcctgcctcccccccacccctccccgtgAGGAAGTAACTGCATAGCTAGTGATTGGGGTAAGGGGGAAACTTGCACTGCCCTTAAGGAGCAAGAGAAAGTGCAGTCACAGGGCCGGGGACAGGGATTCAGGTTGGAAAGAGGACAGGCGAGAAGGAAGTGTGGCTTTCTCATCGAGAAACTCCCTGTTCCATCATCAGTGGTTTCTCTCCTCCCCGTCTCGCTGGGAGGGCCACGGGGTCTGTCTCTGATGCTGAATGCCCCTCACAAGCCTGAAGACCTCCCTACTCCCAGTGCCCCGGGGTGGAGGTCAGGCCTGGGGAAAGAACACCCACCCTCACGAAGCACAAGCTTTCTGAACATCAGGCGAGAAGACCAAAGGCGAGAGGGTGACAGAAAAAAACTGACGGCAAGGAGGAAATGACCCAGTGGCCTTCATCTTTCTTCAACTACTTGTTCAGTTGGGTTTTGTCATATTTCATCTGTGCCTTTGGCTTTTTCATGGTTGTCTGAATGGCTCTTCCCTCGGGGAATTCTTTATCCTTGTGTTCACACACATTGTTCTTTGGTTCAGGAACTGGGATCCCTGGGCCCGGCTCTTGTTTTGATGGTCCCTTCTGATGTTCCCCCGAAGCCCCGTATCTTAGCCCTGCCTTCCGGGCCACTTCGCACAGCCGCACAGCTTTTATTCCAGCTGCTAAGTGCCTCCCATTTCTTCCGCTGGCGTAGCACATGGCTTTGCTTGGGCAGGCTTCTCCTGCTCCTTTCTGTGCTGTTGCTTAGTTAGGAAGCCACGCGAACAGAGACAAATGTGGTAGAAATGCTTCTTTgtgagcaaacacacacacacacacacacacatgcacacgcacatgtGTACATCTTAGCAACTGTGCAAAGCTTCAGAAGAgttggaaagagacagaaaaacacaGCCCAGcccaaggagaagagaagggaggttCCCAATGCCAAATTTTGTGACTGCTCTAGTCCGATGCTGAATGTTAACGTAGATCCTTCCTCCTCATTAGGAATGACCGGCAATCAAAGCTCTGGGAATGATTTTGAATGTGACTCCGACTCCCAGTGTCAGGGGACTTAGATGATGGCGCACTAGCTTGCCGGACCAATGTGGCTAAGGCAACTCTTCTCCTGGCCTCATTTGCTTCATCTGTCCTTTGAGGgcgagagaaatggagagaaccTCCCCAGTCCTCACTGGAAATATATCATTCTAACTGGAAAAGGAGCCAGTTtaaatcatttcttctttttttatatgtgtttattttttattcagaaaattaaactgAACAGGTTGACAATGATAAGAGTGCATAGGCTTTaggtgaatatttctatagcatttgaaatgttgattatgttgcgtacccatcacccgaagtcgaattgttttctatcactgtatatttgtaaaTCATTTCTTCTATACCTATGTCATGAGGCCcatcagagaggaggaggaagaaaaggcccTTGCCAGCGGCAATACCCAAACCCCCCTCCAGGTGTGCCGCCCTCCTGCTGGGAGGGCCCCAAACAGCTCTGGTACCTACCATCGTCTGCGTAGTACCAGTCAGGATTCTCAGGGCGGCCAGTGGGACTACTGGTGTTCTCTTCCTGGGTGTAAGACTCATCGCTGTACTCATAGAAGTCAGGAGTCCAATCTGCAGGAGTGAGAACAGGACCGAAGAAAGCCTAATTATTAGACCCAAAGagatcaccatttttttttttcaccaaacacctttttcttttcccctaagATTTCAAAGTCTTGAAGGAGGAATCCTGTGTCTTTCCAGCTCCTAGCACCGCTGGGGTGAAAAAAAGAGGTCATGCATCGTGAGTTTTCATTTGGAAGGGGGAGGGCTGTTATAACTTAGCAAAGCCATATCGGCAGTGGGCAGTCAAGAGCACCTGATCGGAAATGGGAAGAAGCCGCGTTCTGGCTCCCCACTAATTCTAACCTTGGAAAGGCAATTGTATTCTCGGTgtccctgttttcttatccataaacaGCATCGAGATGATTGGAGCCTAGAAGGTCTCCAAGGTCCTGTGTCCGATTTGCCCAGGGTCATCTCTGGTGGCACTTGAGTGCCTTGTTGGGTGGTTCTGTGAATGAGATTTCTCAATGGGACTTATCAGTCactctagcccagtggttctcaaagtttttgaagttggggagcatttaaaatcttacaaataattgtaggcgcactatatacaaatttctgagaaatatgttataataattaagtcaaatattaaagaaaaaatataaagtccaagcatgcttttatggtaattaaacaaaataaatatgacaaaattaaatttattctgacattaaaaaacatttttatgttacattttttgagttatgctttttagaatttgtaataaaagaggggttaaaaaataaagacaaaaaagttatctttttatagatacattcttagtaagatttagtaaattaggcaggtcctggtgtgaatgtgttaagattttcattcttgtgtttatgaaaaacataagcctgatgtgtcctaacaatttcttcaatgtttgggcatatatttgaaaggcaaactctcatttccttgtcaatacattgaagaattcttctttttttactcttctttgtgttgagtgcagaaaacccccatcatacatatcatcttaaccttacaccaaacaaaggatagaagaaacttgcctccagtctttctggggaacatgtagtgtaaacaatccagcaccacaacctaacagccttttgcaacctaataaggcaagtgaggtggggggttgtgcagactgtcagcttatagccaattccccac includes these proteins:
- the HABP2 gene encoding hyaluronan-binding protein 2, whose protein sequence is MFARMSGLPVLLLMLLVGETALGFSLMSLLPDLDPDWTPDFYEYSDESYTQEENTSSPTGRPENPDWYYADDDPCLPNPCEHGGDCRVRRDTFACSCPAPFSGSRCQNVENKCEKNPCGQGECLVIQSPPYYRCACKHPYQGPDCSTAVPACRPNPCLNGGTCSRHRRRSRFTCTCPDQFKGKFCEVGPDDCYVGDGYSYRGKVSKTVNQHSCLHWNSHLLLQEHYNTFMEDAEAHGIGEHNFCRNPDGDKKPWCFIKVSNTRVKWEYCNVSACTALDTTDPEESPKEPLTKLPSFDSCGKTEITERKIKRIYGGFKSTAGKHPWQASLQTPLPLSTFMHRGHFCGGVLIHPCWVLTAAHCTDITAKNLRVVLGDQDLKKTELHEQTFRVEKIVKYSHYRERDEIPYNDIALLKLKPVRGHCAVESKYVKTVCLPDGPFPSGTECHISGWGVTETGEGSRQLLDAKVKLISNTLCNSRRLYDHTIDETMICAGNLQKPGIDSCQGDSGGPLTCEKDGTYYVYGIVSWGQECGKKPGVYTQVTKFLNWIKATIRRGASS